In Salmo trutta chromosome 28, fSalTru1.1, whole genome shotgun sequence, one DNA window encodes the following:
- the pdyn gene encoding proenkephalin-B translates to MEWYVLVLILSLPSSTQADCSSKCLQCAQQILNTDIPVNSLTCTLECEGTLLTTAELDKCGKTLQSRAVGSEFSDEDAGPRTTPEREDDQDASIANVVKRYGGFIKRIDKNKNKLLASPWRENGVYKGAYAFPKKYKDLLRKFGERDLSEFSEDDQGGDVDSENEMGVFDDDEAAINKVKRYGGFLRKFGPKTKSKRSDSREQGSREELQKRYGGFMRRIRPKLNNLNTLKWDNQKRYGGFLRRHYKLSVRSDEEPSSYDDFGL, encoded by the exons ATGGAGTGGTATGTCCTGGTGTTGATACTTAGCTTGCCATCTTCGACCCAAGCAGACTGCTCTTCCAAGTGTCTGCAATGCGCGCAACAAATCCTCAATACAGACATCCCAGTCAACAGTCTG ACTTGTACCTTGGAATGTGAGGGAACTCTACTGACCACGGCCGAGTTAGACAAATGCGGGAAGACTCTACAATCGCGCGCAGTGGGCTCGGAGTTCAGCGATGAAGATGCGGGTCCGCGGACCACGCCAGAGAGGGAGGACGACCAAGACGCTTCAATTGCAAACGTGGTCAAGCGTTACGGTGGATTCATTAAACGAattgacaaaaacaaaaacaaattgttAGCCTCTCCGTGGCGCGAAAATGGCGTTTATAAAGGAGCGTACGCGTTCCCTAAGAAATACAAGGACTTGCTTAGAAAATTTGGAGAGAGAGACCTCTCGGAGTTTTCGGAGGACGATCAGGGTGGAGATGTTGATTCTGAAAACGAGATGGGAGTGTTCGATGATGATGAAGCAGCAATAAACAAGGTCAAACGTTACGGAGGGTTTTTACGCAAATTTGGTCCAAAGACAAAGTCAAAGAGAAGTGACTCCAGGGAGCAAGGTAGTCGAGAGGAGTTACAAAAGCGATATGGAGGTTTCATGCGAAGGATTCGGCCAAAGTTGAACAACTTGAACACCTTGAAGTGGGACAATCAGAAGAGGTACGGTGGCTTTCTACGTCGCCACTACAAATTGTCCGTTCGTTCAGATGAGGAGCCTAGTTCATATGATGACTTTGGTCTATAG
- the gmeb2 gene encoding glucocorticoid modulatory element-binding protein 2, translated as MASSEVNVHVEEVVVVTTPDGAGEGSAAEVKTALVATELTQPGEELADGSIESETDATTTLTKEAVLVKLSGEMDVEADVVYPVTCGDVKATLVWKKFVCPGINIKCVQFNEHLISPKEFVYMAGKSTLKDWKRAIRVNGTMIRKIMDSGELDFYQHSKVCSNTCRSTKIDLVGTRVSLRSQQSTDYVPVTPSSADMNGSQDTFPTEVSSDETTEWVTAIGEDSVTFWRGLKEAGLLEEVVEDFQKEIQEMLKGMQERITEPPLQVNDAVLLNNIVQNFGMLDLVKKVLASHKSQMDRYREQYSRSLVALEQQCDEHRKRAKELKSKSQHLNNVLMTLTPVATPPTPKRPRLTRAVSGPAVMSSASTQITLPLTQLTGLPAGCKVLSMGGAVGAGQQTYTVLTSPVGELGPDASNLTVLSSAAAVQEGAAATTAFIKMVSPGYQLITLPAALGTQLQGLAGGTLQGTPTMVAMPMGNNSLQGMAAVTALETQVDVQVQEAKETVEVDS; from the exons ATGGCATCATCTGAGGTCAATGTTCATGTGGAGGAGGTGGTAGTCGTGACAACGCCGGATGGAGCAGGGGAGGGCTCAGCTGCCGAGGTGAAGACTGCGCTGGTGGCTACAGAGCTGACCCAGCCGGG GGAGGAACTTGCAGATGGAAGCATTGAGTCTGAAACCGATGCCACCACCACTTTGACAAAGGAGGCAGTCTTAG TGAAGCTGTCAGGTGAGATGGATGTGGAGGCTGACGTGGTCTACCCAGTCACCTGTGGGGACGTGAAGGCCACTCTGGTCTGGAAGAAGTTTGTTTGTCCAGGCATCAACATCAAATGTGTCCAA TTCAATGAGCATCTCATCAGTCCCAAGGAGTTTGTCTATATGGCTGGGAAATCTACACTGAAAGACTGGAAGAGAGCCATCCGAGTGAACGGCACAATGATCAG GAAAATCATGGACTCTGGCGAGCTGGATTTCTACCAGCACTCCAAAGTGTGCTCCAACACATGCCGCAGTACCAAGATTGACCTGGTGGGGACCAGAGTGTCACTCAGAAGCCAGCAGTCCACCGACTACGTCCCTGTCACCCCCTCCTCAGCCGACA TGAACGGATCACAGGACACGTTTCCAACAGAAGTATCATCAGACGAGACCACGGAATGGGTCACAGCCATAGGAG AGGACTCTGTGACGTTCTGGAGGGGTCTGAAGGAGGCGGGGCtgctggaggaggtggtggaggactTCCAGAAGGAGATCCAGGAGATGCTAAAGGGCATGCAGGAGCGCATCACCGAGCCTCCCCTGCAAGTTAATG ATGCTGTGCTGCTGAACAACATAGTGCAAAACTTTGGCATGCTTGACCTGGTTAAGAAGGTGCTGGCCAGTCACAAGAGCCAGATGGACCGATATAGGGAGCAGTATTCACGCAGTCTTGTCG CTCTGGAGCAGCAGTGTGACGAGCACAGGAAACGTGCCAAGGAGCTGAAAAGCAAATCCCAACACCTCAACAATGTCCTCATGACCCTGACCCCCGTGGCCACACCACCCACGCCCAAACGCCCCCGCCTCACCCGCGCCGTCTCAGGCCCCGCCGTTATGTCCAGCGCCTCCACCCAGATCACCCTGCCCCTCACCCAGCTGACGGGCCTGCCTGCTGGTTGCAAAGTTCTCTCGATGGGCGGCGCGGTTGGTGCCGGCCAGCAGACCTACACGGTGCTGACATCCCCCGTGGGCGAGTTGGGCCCAGATGCCTCCAATCTGACGGTACTCTCTTCAGCCGCTGCCGTTCAGGAGGGCGCCGCCGCCACCACGGCCTTCATCAAGATGGTCAGCCCAGGCTACCAGCTAATCACGCTGCCTGCTGCGCTGGGAACCCAGCTACAGGGCCTGGCAGGGGGCACGCTCCAGGGCACCCCCACCATGGTGGCGATGCCCATGGGTAACAACTCGCTGCAGGGCATGGCAGCAGTCACAGCATTGGAGACACAGGTGGACGTTCAGGTGCAGGAAGCCAAGGAGACGGTGGAGGTGGATAGTTAG
- the LOC115166071 gene encoding stathmin-3, translating to MASTVSAYTEKIKEMSMMSLICSCLYPQTSYPTTNYQFGDLEVKPINKRLSGQSFEVILKSPTDLSPDRPSPLASPPALTSPPKRDISLDELQKRLEAAEERRKSQEAQVLRHLAERREHEKEVLHKAMEENNNFSKMAEEKLNSKMEAKKANREAYLNSLKQRLREKEMHAAEVRRNKELQADLSG from the exons CCTACACAGAGAAGATCAAGGAGATGTCCATGATGTCTCTCATCTGCTCCTGCCTATACCCCCAGACATCATACCCCACCACCAACTACCAATTTGGAG ACCTGGAGGTGAAGCCCATCAACAAGCGACTGTCGGGCCAGTCCTTTGAGGTGATCCTGAAGTCCCCCACCGACCTGTCCCCGGACAGGCCCAGTCCCCTGGCCTCTCCCCCCGCCCTGACCTCGCCCCCCAAGAGGGACATCTCCCTGGATGAGCTGCAAAAGAGGCTGGAGGCcgcggaggagaggaggaag TCCCAGGAGGCTCAGGTGCTGAGGCATTTGGCTGAGCGGAGGGAGCATGAGAAGGAGGTGCTGCACAAGGCCATGGAAGAGAACAACAACTTCAGCAAGATGGCGGAAGAGAAGCTCAACTCCAAAATGGAGGCGAAGAAAGCGAACCGGGAGGCATACCTGAACTCACTGAAGCAGCGGCTCCGTGAGAAG GAGATGCATGCAGCCGAAGTGCGCCGGAACAAGGAGCTGCAAGCAGACCTTTCTGGATAA